From the Phoenix dactylifera cultivar Barhee BC4 chromosome 10, palm_55x_up_171113_PBpolish2nd_filt_p, whole genome shotgun sequence genome, one window contains:
- the LOC120112148 gene encoding uncharacterized protein LOC120112148 has protein sequence MAKLTTMKFDGTCGMHEHILEMTNIAAKLKALGMDVNESFLVQFILNSLPPQFGSFQIHYNTIKDKWNVNELTSMLVQEETRLKQQGYHSVNLVSHRAKKKWKKPRKGMKSGPSKGKEPHHDTEVHKKKQNKDRCHFCKKLGHYQKDCHKRKAWFEKKGIPYNPDARSK, from the exons ATGGCTAAACTTACCACCATGAAATTTGATGGTACTTGTGGGATGCATGAGCATATCCTTGAAATGACAAATATAGCTGCTAAGCTGAAGGCTCTTGGGATGGATGTGAATGAATCCTTTttagttcaatttattttgaactccttgcctcctcaatttggatcatttcaaattcactataacACTATTAAGGATAAGTGGAATGTGAATGAATTGACCAGTATGCTTGTTCAAGAGGAGACAAGACTTAAGCAACAAGGATATCATTCTGTCAATCTTGTAAGTCATAGAGCcaagaagaaatggaagaagcCAAGAAAGGGCATGAAGAGTGGACCATCCAAGGGTAAAGAGCCTCATCATGATACCGAGGTTCataagaagaaacaaaacaaagatagATGCCATTTCTGCAAAAAATTGGGACACTATCAGAAGGACTGCCATAAACGCAAGGCAtggtttgaaaagaaag GGATTCCTTACAACCCAGATGCAAGATCCAAATGA
- the LOC120112146 gene encoding uncharacterized protein LOC120112146: MLNGTNFKSWQENLLIVLGVMDIDLALRADSPPSLTDKSTSDDKREKERWERSNRMCMMIMKKAIPEAFRGTISETITTAKEFLADIEKRFVKNEKAEIGTLLTSLISMRYKGKGNIREYIMEMSHLASKLKALKLELSEHLLVHLVLISLPTQFNQFKVSYNCQKETWSLNELISHCVQEEERLKQDKVESAHLASTSKDKNKGQKRKKGKEAADTASQKKQQKKSDQPAGTSCFFCGAEGHQKKHCTNYHAWRAKKGLPELPRAK; the protein is encoded by the exons ATGCTGAATGGCACTAACTTCAAGTCTTGGCAAGAGAACCTCTTGATAGTTCTTGGAGTCATGGATATTGACCTTGCGTTAAGGGCTGATTCTCCACCATCTCTTACAGATAAGAGTACCTCTGATGacaagagggagaaagaaaggtgGGAGAGATCAAATCGCATGTGTAtgatgatcatgaagaaagccaTTCCTGAAGCATTCAGGGGCACAATATCTGAAACAATTACTACGGCTAAGGAGTTCCTTGCAGACATTGAAAAGAGATTTGTCAAGAACGAAAAGGCTGAAATAGGTACGCTCTTGACAAGTCTAATTTCAATGAGGTATAAGGGGAAAGGCAATATCAGGGAGTACATCATGGAGATGTCTCATCTTGCTTCCAAGCTGAAAGCACTTAAGCTTGAACTCTCTGAGCACTTGCTGGTGCATCTGGTTTTGATATCCCTTCCGACACAGTTTAATCAGTTTAAGGTGAGCTACAACTGTCAGAAAGAGACTTGGTCTCTGAATGAGCTCATCTCACACTGTGTTCAGGAAGAGGAAAGGCTGAAGCAAGATAAGGTAGAAAGTGCTCACCTGGCCTCAACCTCTAAGGACAAGAACAAGGgacagaaaagaaagaagggtaAGGAAGCTGCAGATACAGCATCTCAGAAGAAACAACAAAAGAAATCGGATCAGCCGGCAGGTACTAGTTGTTTCTTCTGTGGAGCTGAAGGGCATCAGAAGAAGCATTGCACCAACTATCACGCATGGCGTGCTAAGAAAG GGTTGCCTGAGTTGCCGAGAGCCAAGTGA
- the LOC120112145 gene encoding zinc-finger homeodomain protein 4-like: MDLSGHEGEIPIPITSAYVGGHGHTIIHDTPPLHHHPSNGPPPPPPLPTATSEDHQHHPTNPYSSKKGVVLKYRECLKNHAASIGGNATDGCGEFMPSGEEGTLEALKCSACNCHRNFHRKEVEGESSSCDCFHHLKGRKVLGQKGLLISGPEAFGYAPAGNSLIPRASPHHMIMPLGALQTSESDDMEGFGGGAMVRPPMVKKRFRTKFTPEQKEKMLSFAEKVGWRLQKQEESVVQQFCQEIGVKRRVLKVWMHNNKHNLAKKSPPLQLE, from the coding sequence ATGGATCTTTCTGGCCATGAAGGAGAAATCCCAATCCCAATAACCAGCGCATATGTTGGTGGCCATGGGCACACCATCATCCATGACACCCCTCCCCTCCACCACCACCCTTCCAATggacctccccctccccctcccctgccCACAGCTACATCAGAGGACCACCAGCACCACCCTACCAACCCCTACAGCTCTAAGAAAGGAGTGGTGCTGAAGTACAGGGAGTGCCTCAAGAACCATGCAGCCTCCATTGGTGGTAATGCCACTGATGGCTGTGGTGAGTTCATGCCAAGCGGTGAGGAGGGCACCCTGGAGGCCTTGAAGTGTTCTGCCTGCAACTGCCACAGGAACTTCCACAGGAAAGAGGTAGAAGGGGAGTCCTCCTCCTGCGACTGCTTCCACCACCTTAAGGGAAGAAAGGTGCTTGGCCAGAAGGGGCTCTTGATCTCAGGACCAGAGGCATTTGGCTATGCTCCTGCCGGCAACAGTCTCATTCCAAGGGCATCACCACACCATATGATCATGCCCCTGGGAGCCCTGCAGACCTCTGAATCTGATGATATGGAAGGGTTCGGTGGTGGGGCCATGGTGAGGCCTCCCATGGTGAAGAAGAGGTTCAGGACCAAGTTCACACCAGAGCAGAAGGAGAAGATGCTGAGCTTTGCTGAGAAGGTCGGGTGGAGGCTCCAGAAGCAGGAGGAGAGTGTGGTGCAGCAGTTCTGCCAAGAGATTGGGGTGAAGAGGAGGGTCCTCAAGGTGTGGATGCACAACAACAAGCATAACTTGGCTAAGAAGAGCCCCCCTCTCCAGCTTGAATGA